In Planococcus versutus, the DNA window GTAGCTTCTACACCTACAGTATGACCAAATTCAGGATGTCCAGGAGTTTTTGAATCCCATTGACGGAAGTTTTTGATTTCATCCATTTCCAAACCATAGCCGCTCAAATGAAGCAAACTGTATAAAAGCATGGAACCATGCCCTGCCGATAACACAAAACGGTCACGGTTAAACCAATTAGGGTTTTTCGGGTTGTGGTTCATGTGTTTCGTCCATAATGTATACGCCATTGGAGCTGCGCCCATTGGCAATCCTGGATGACCAGAATTTGCTTTTTCAATAGCATCGATAGAAAGTGTACGAATTGTAGTTACTGCAAGTTGATCTGCGTGGGTTGACATAGTAACATCCTTTCTCAAACAAATAGTTAATCCCTTTCTAGTTTAGTCAACAATAGAAAAGAATACAATGAAAAAGAGAATAAGTAGTTAATTCAAATACTTATTCTCTCGGATATTTTTGACCTTGTCCGGAGTTACATCATTTCCGTTAGGATCAATTACTTTTACGTTTTCAATTGTGCCACGCATTGTTTTGCGGAAAGTTTGCAAGTATTCTTGACGCAAAGCTGTTTGTTCATGTGCTTCTTCTTTTGTTAAGCCATCGGTTTTGGATTTGCGTGACAATTGGTTGATACGATTTAACTTATCGGGTGATAACATGTACATCCACCTTTCTTCTTTTCATATCGTACAAAAAAAGTCCGATTTCTGCAATGTTTTAGTCTTCCATCAGTCGTTCGTATTCTTTGTAACGACGATGTACTGTCGCTTTGCTCGCTTGATAGCCAAATCCTTGCAATGTTACGGCAATTTCACTGAACGTTAAGCCATTAGCCTTTAAACTTACGATTTGATCAATTGGTAAATCAATACGCTCTCGTCCGTCCGGATTGCCTTTGCCTTTAAGATTTTTTTCCGGTCTATACCCATTGTTTACAGCGCGTTTCATGCCTCGTTTGATTTTAGCATTATGTATTTTGCGCTGATATTCTTCAACGATAGCTAAAATTTCAAGCACCATATCATCCATATCATTTAGCGCAATAGGTCCTTGATCTGATAGCGTATACACATCAACATTGTATTTTTTCATTACGTGCAAGAGGGCTATCCTTGCATGCCCTCTACCTAGACGGGTCTCATCTTGAATGAAAACAGCGTCCACTGCATCTGTTTTAATGGCATTGAGCATTTCTAGTAATCCTTCTCGGTCCATTTCATAGCCGCTATGCTGATCGGAAAAGACACCGTCCACTTTATAGGATTGCTGAAACGCAAACTTCATTAGCTCTTCTTCTTGTCTCTCTAGTGAAGATTCTTGTGTGTCTTTTGTTGTGCTGACACGACAATATAATAATGCGATTTTCTTCATTCATTGTCACCTGCAAATTTTTTCGTTTCATCTGGCACGTAGTTAAGTTGATCACTAGGGATATCAAGAGAATCACCTGCGATAATTTTAGCAGTTGTTAAATTATTTTCTTTCATAATTTCTTCTATCCATTCATGATGCGGCGTCGAACCACTAAAAGATTCAGCTAAAGTCCACAGTGTATCGCCTTCTTTTATTTCAAGTTGGCTTGTTTGTGCACTGTTGTTAGTATGGGACAAAATTGCATAAAAAGTAAACAACATAATTAACACGAAAAATAAAATAAGATAAGTGTTTTGTCGGATGATTGTTATTTAAATCGCCTCCTGGGAATGAGTGTTCGGAATGTATGTTCTCATATTAATGCGAACAAGTGTTTTTGTCAACAATTAAAATTCGAACCTATGTTTGCATTTCAATGCCCGAGTTGGTATACTATTGGTAGAAATCAAGTAGAATTACTCAAAATGAGGTGAAACGGTTGAAAAAAGTATCTAAGCGTCAAGAAGACATCCTGACATTCATAAAAGAAGAAGTCCGCTTAAAAGGCTATCCGCCTTCCGTTCGTGAAATTGGTGAGGCCGTGGGTCTTGCATCTAGCTCGACTGTTCATGGTCACTTGGCCCGTCTTGAAAGTAAAGGCTTAATCCGTCGAGATCCGACTAAACCAAGAGCTATCGAAGTTATTA includes these proteins:
- a CDS encoding DUF896 domain-containing protein translates to MLSPDKLNRINQLSRKSKTDGLTKEEAHEQTALRQEYLQTFRKTMRGTIENVKVIDPNGNDVTPDKVKNIRENKYLN
- a CDS encoding YneB family resolvase-like protein, with the translated sequence MKKIALLYCRVSTTKDTQESSLERQEEELMKFAFQQSYKVDGVFSDQHSGYEMDREGLLEMLNAIKTDAVDAVFIQDETRLGRGHARIALLHVMKKYNVDVYTLSDQGPIALNDMDDMVLEILAIVEEYQRKIHNAKIKRGMKRAVNNGYRPEKNLKGKGNPDGRERIDLPIDQIVSLKANGLTFSEIAVTLQGFGYQASKATVHRRYKEYERLMED
- the yneA gene encoding cell division suppressor protein YneA — encoded protein: MTIIRQNTYLILFFVLIMLFTFYAILSHTNNSAQTSQLEIKEGDTLWTLAESFSGSTPHHEWIEEIMKENNLTTAKIIAGDSLDIPSDQLNYVPDETKKFAGDNE